One segment of Strix aluco isolate bStrAlu1 chromosome 4, bStrAlu1.hap1, whole genome shotgun sequence DNA contains the following:
- the SPR gene encoding sepiapterin reductase yields MEPRPGPGAEPGPGVRPASGRWAASACVLTGASRGFGRSLARLLAPRLGEGSVLLLLARSAEALADLAAELRGGGTGLRVECVAADLGCEQGLRRAVAALREVLPAAPPGRLLLVNNAGSLGDISKSFLDLTDPDEINSYFAFNVTSALCLTTTALKAFGARPGSSRTVVNVSSLCAIKPFKNWALYCSGKASRDMMFQVLALEEPDVRVLNYAPGPLDTDMQLLARTKTGDPEMRQFFQSLQESGQLIDCTVSAQKLVNLLEEDTFPSGAHVDFYNV; encoded by the exons ATGGAGCCGCGGCCTGGGCCTGGAGCGGAGCCGGGGCCTGGCGTGAGACCCGCGTCCGGGCGCTGGGCCGCGTCCGCCTGCGTGTTGACCGGCGCCTCCCGGGGCTTCGGGCGCAGCCTGGCGCGGCTGCTGGCCCCGCGCCTGGGCGAGGGctcggtgctgctgctgctggcgcgCTCGGCGGAGGCGCTGGCCGACCTGGCGGCCGAGCTGCGGGGCGGCGGTACCGGGCTGCGGGTGGAGTGCGTGGCCGCCGACCTGGGCTGCGAGcaggggctgcggcgggcggtCGCTGCCCTGCGGGAGgtgctgcccgccgccccgcccggccgcctACTCCTCGTCAACAACGCCG GCTCCCTGGGAGACATCTCCAAATCCTTCCTCGACCTCACCGACCCAGATGAGATCAACAGCTACTTTGCCTTCAACGTCACCTCGGCACTCTGCCTCACCACCACGGCCCTGAAAGCCTTCGGGGCGCGGCCCGGCTCGAGCAGGACGGTGGTGAACGTCTCCTCGCTCTGTGCCATCAAGCCCTTCAAAAACTGGGCCCTGTACTGCAGCGGGAAGGCTTCCCGCGACATGATGTTCCAGGTGCTGGCGCTCGAGGAGCCTGATGTCCGTGTGCTCAACTACGCCCCGG GTCCTCTGGACACGGACATGCAGCTCTTAGCCCGGACTAAGACTGGGGACCCTGAAATGCGTCAATTTTTCCAGAGCCTGCAGGAGAGTGGCCAGCTGATAGACTGCACCGTGTCGGCCCAGAAGCTGGTGAATCTCCTGGAAGAGGACACCTTTCCCTCCGGCGCCCACGTGGATTTCTACAATGTCTGA
- the EMX1 gene encoding homeobox protein EMX1 has product MFQPSAKRCFTIESLVGKDTHLGPEEPPRPAALGYPGPGAAADAAAAAAAFAPGFPGAAAAAGRALYGSAELVFPEAVGHPALPVGPHQLGGSALPPPHSFFGPQHRDPLNFYPWVLRNRFFGHRFQGSEVSQESLLLHGPFARKPKRIRTAFSPSQLLRLERAFEKNHYVVGAERKQLASSLSLSETQVKVWFQNRRTKYKRQKLEEEGPDSDQKKKGSHHINRWRLATKQSSGEDIDVTSND; this is encoded by the exons ATGTTCCAGCCGTCTGCGAAGCGCTGCTTCACCATCGAGTCTCTGGTGGGCAAAGACACCCACCTCGGCCCCGAGGAGCCCCCCCGTCCCGCCGCCCTCGGTTAccccgggcccggggccgccgccgacgccgccgccgccgccgccgccttcgcCCCCGGCTtcccgggcgctgccgccgccgccggccgggccctCTACGGCAGCGCCGAGCTCGTCTTCCCCGAGGCCGTGGGGCACCCGGCGCTGCCCGTCGGGCCCCACCAACTGGGGGGGTCGGCCCTCCCGCCCCCCCATTCCTTCTTCGGGCCTCAGCACCGCGACCCGCTTAACTTCTACCCCTGGGTGCTGCGGAACCGCTTCTTCGGGCACCGCTTCCAAG GGAGCGAGGTGTCACAGGAGAGCCTGCTCCTCCACGGCCCCTTCGCCCGCAAGCCCAAGCGCATCCGCACCGCCTTCTCGCCGTCGCAGCTCCTGCGCCTGGAGCGGGCCTTCGAGAAGAACCACTACGTGGTGGGCGCCGAGCGCAAGCAGCTGGCCAGCAGCCTCAGCCTCTCCGAGACCCAG gtGAAAGTGTGGTTCCAGAACAGGAGGACGAAATACAAACGGCagaagctggaggaggaaggacCCGACTCGGATCAGAAGAAGAAAGGTTCCCACCACATCAACCGATGGCGCCTCGCCACCAAGCAGTCGAGCGGAGAAGACATCGACGTCACCTCCAACGACTAA